In one Diabrotica virgifera virgifera chromosome 7, PGI_DIABVI_V3a genomic region, the following are encoded:
- the LOC114325460 gene encoding uncharacterized protein LOC114325460, which yields MTSSANNSVSDRISVKIPPFWPNDPEIWFLQVENQFTLANITSHATKFNYIVANLDTAYILEVRDIIVSPPATERYAKLKSELIKRLSASQQQKIKRLLEHEELDDRRPSQFLRHLQHLAGTTVPENIVRYLWLGRLPASTQAILATQAKASLDAVAELADTISEAIAPRAQTSEASSARESTIEKLTAELAEMKIQLSSLSNAQAQANTYRRNRSKSRRRPYPRDSSCSREHNSDILCWSHYRFGDQAKKCSPPCKHQGNVAGNR from the coding sequence ATGACGAGCAGTGCCAACAATAGTGTTTCAGATCGGATTTCAGTTAAAATCCCACCTTTCTGGCCCAACGATCCTGAAATATGGTTCCTGCAAGTAGAAAACCAATTTACACTGGCAAATATAACAAGTCACGCAACCAAATTCAACTATATAGTTGCCAATTTAGACACAGCCTATATATTAGAAGTTAGGGACATCATTGTTTCACCACCAGCCACAGAGAGgtatgcaaaattaaaatcagaatTAATTAAGAGACTTAGTGCATCACAGcaacaaaagattaaaagacTACTCGAGCATGAAGAACTGGACGATCGAAGACCTTCGCAGTTCTTACGACATTTACAGCATTTAGCAGGCACAACGGTACCAGAAAATATTGTAAGGTATCTGTGGTTAGGTAGACTGCCAGCGTCTACACAGGCTATTCTAGCTACTCAAGCTAAAGCTAGTTTGGACGCAGTTGCCGAGCTAGCTGACACAATATCTGAAGCGATAGCTCCTAGGGCCCAAACTTCAGAAGCTTCTAGCGCTCGTGAAAGTACCATAGAGAAATTGACAGCCGAATTAGCTGAAATGAAAATCCAGCTATCTAGCTTGTCAAATGCTCAAGCACAAGCTAACACATACCGTCGCAACCGCAGCAAATCAAGACGAAGACCATATCCTAGAGACAGTAGCTGCAGTAGGGAACATAATAGTGACATATTATGTTGGTCTCACTACCGTTTTGGTGACCAGGCTAAAAAGTGCTCTCCTCCGTGCAAGCACCAGGGAAACGTCGCGGGCAATCGGTAA